The following are encoded in a window of Tessaracoccus flavescens genomic DNA:
- the cbiQ gene encoding cobalt ECF transporter T component CbiQ, translating to MTTYSIDDAAWGSPWRRRRVGEKMLLSLALVLTALLTPPWPGCVAVALFSVFLILGPARIRPSLLATVLVAPLTFLLLGTLPVVIQFGGDGWGVGPLRLTQEGLTTAAGLFVHGIAGTLAIMVLATTTPMIDVLTWLRGVHLPDPLLEVASLTYRLLFLLLATTIAVRGAQQARLGDEATFRRRWATVAATTGSIILRTWDRAARLQRGLEGRGYEDSLVTLAPIRRRSWSFVAMTAVGVSGVWLLCLAAA from the coding sequence ATGACCACCTACTCCATCGACGACGCCGCCTGGGGCAGCCCGTGGCGGCGCCGTCGAGTGGGGGAGAAGATGCTGCTCAGCCTCGCGCTCGTACTCACCGCGCTGCTCACACCCCCCTGGCCCGGATGCGTTGCCGTGGCACTCTTCTCCGTCTTCCTGATCCTCGGCCCGGCCCGCATCCGTCCTTCACTGCTTGCCACTGTGCTCGTCGCGCCGTTGACCTTCCTGCTGCTCGGCACCCTTCCCGTTGTCATTCAGTTCGGTGGCGACGGGTGGGGCGTCGGCCCGCTGCGGCTCACGCAGGAGGGGCTGACCACCGCGGCAGGGCTCTTCGTCCACGGCATCGCGGGCACGCTCGCCATCATGGTGTTGGCCACGACGACACCGATGATCGACGTCCTGACCTGGCTTCGCGGAGTCCACCTGCCTGACCCGCTCCTCGAGGTCGCTTCACTGACCTATCGCCTGCTGTTCCTGCTGCTGGCCACCACCATCGCGGTGCGAGGCGCGCAGCAGGCGCGGCTGGGCGATGAGGCCACGTTCCGACGGCGTTGGGCAACGGTGGCTGCGACGACGGGGAGCATCATCCTGCGCACGTGGGACCGGGCCGCCCGTCTGCAACGCGGGCTCGAGGGCCGTGGCTACGAGGACTCGCTCGTCACGTTGGCGCCCATCCGCCGCCGCAGTTGGTCCTTCGTCGCGATGACCGCGGTCGGCGTGTCTGGTGTGTGGCTCCTCTGCTTGGCTGCCGCATGA
- a CDS encoding energy-coupling factor ABC transporter substrate-binding protein has protein sequence MFERKDWFIGLALVAVIVAIFAFSLTMAPKPAEGEEAFAGSDAAVTAILEDEHGALPWFSPIFEPGSGEIESGLFAVQAALGAGVLGFALGQLRGRAAARREPESARG, from the coding sequence ATGTTTGAGCGCAAGGACTGGTTCATCGGGCTGGCCCTCGTGGCCGTCATCGTCGCGATCTTTGCGTTCTCGCTGACCATGGCCCCGAAGCCCGCGGAAGGCGAGGAGGCATTCGCGGGCAGCGACGCGGCCGTGACCGCGATTCTCGAGGACGAGCACGGCGCCCTGCCCTGGTTCTCCCCGATCTTCGAGCCCGGCAGCGGCGAGATCGAGTCGGGCCTGTTCGCTGTCCAGGCGGCGCTCGGTGCGGGAGTTCTCGGCTTCGCCCTTGGCCAGCTCCGCGGCAGGGCTGCGGCCCGGCGCGAGCCGGAGTCGGCACGAGGATGA
- a CDS encoding energy-coupling factor ABC transporter permease has product MHIAEGFLPPLQCAAWFAVAAPFVIHGGRAVVREARKSPENRLLLAAAGAFTFVLSAIKLPSVTGSSSHPTGTGAGTILFKPPVMAFLGTVVLLFQALLLAHGGLTTLGANVFSMAIAGPWAGYGVWRLFKAAKAPTWLGVFFAMAVANLFTYCVTSLQLALAYPDATTGFLGALAKFLGVFAVTQIPLSIAEGVLGVLLFGFFTRVAPTELARLGVTASDKEVVHV; this is encoded by the coding sequence ATGCACATAGCAGAAGGGTTTCTCCCACCCCTCCAATGCGCGGCCTGGTTCGCCGTCGCCGCCCCGTTCGTGATTCATGGCGGCCGTGCCGTCGTCCGCGAGGCCAGGAAGTCACCGGAGAACAGACTGCTGCTCGCCGCCGCGGGTGCCTTCACTTTCGTCCTCTCGGCCATCAAGCTGCCGTCGGTGACCGGGAGTTCTTCGCATCCCACCGGCACCGGGGCAGGGACCATCCTGTTCAAGCCGCCAGTCATGGCGTTTCTCGGCACGGTCGTGCTGCTCTTCCAGGCCCTGCTGCTGGCGCACGGTGGCCTGACGACGCTGGGCGCGAACGTGTTCTCGATGGCGATCGCCGGCCCTTGGGCGGGCTACGGCGTCTGGCGCCTGTTCAAGGCGGCGAAGGCCCCCACCTGGCTGGGCGTGTTCTTCGCCATGGCCGTGGCGAACCTGTTCACCTACTGCGTCACGTCGCTGCAACTGGCACTGGCCTACCCCGACGCCACGACGGGCTTCCTGGGCGCCCTCGCCAAGTTCCTCGGCGTCTTCGCCGTCACCCAGATCCCGCTGTCCATCGCCGAAGGTGTCCTCGGGGTGCTTCTGTTCGGGTTCTTCACCCGCGTCGCGCCGACCGAGCTGGCGCGCTTGGGCGTCACCGCGTCGGACAAGGAGGTCGTTCATGTTTGA
- a CDS encoding precorrin-8X methylmutase translates to MPDYLRTGEEIYEESFRIIRAETNLARFPADVSRAVVRMVHAAGATDIADDVNFTPGVVAAANTALRAGAPIFCDSSMVSTGIIRSRLPRDNDVICHIKDPALVEIAAARGITKTMAAVDLWLPRLEGAVVAVGNAPTALFRLLEIVAETGARPAAVIGIPVGFVGAAESKEALVANPFGLDYLVVRGRRGGSAMTVAAVNAIASTDELTNTSRQD, encoded by the coding sequence GTGCCCGACTACCTGAGGACCGGGGAAGAGATCTACGAGGAGTCGTTCCGGATCATCCGCGCTGAGACGAACCTGGCCAGGTTCCCCGCCGACGTGAGCCGGGCAGTGGTGCGCATGGTGCACGCGGCGGGGGCAACGGACATCGCCGATGACGTGAACTTCACCCCCGGCGTCGTCGCGGCGGCGAACACCGCACTGCGGGCGGGTGCACCCATCTTCTGCGACTCGTCGATGGTGTCAACTGGCATCATCCGCTCCCGGCTGCCCCGTGACAACGACGTGATCTGCCACATCAAGGACCCCGCGCTGGTCGAGATCGCTGCCGCGAGGGGGATCACGAAGACCATGGCCGCTGTCGATCTGTGGCTGCCGCGCCTGGAGGGCGCCGTCGTCGCCGTGGGAAACGCCCCGACGGCGTTGTTCCGCCTGCTGGAGATCGTTGCTGAGACCGGTGCCCGGCCCGCGGCTGTGATCGGCATCCCGGTCGGCTTCGTCGGAGCCGCGGAATCAAAGGAGGCGTTGGTCGCCAATCCGTTCGGCCTCGACTACCTGGTGGTCCGCGGTCGCCGCGGCGGCAGCGCCATGACGGTCGCGGCGGTCAACGCGATCGCGAGCACCGACGAACTGACCAACACCTCCCGGCAGGACTGA
- a CDS encoding CbiX/SirB N-terminal domain-containing protein, with the protein MTVPLVIAAHGTRDAEGEAVCRALAVRVQELLPQRRVALGFVELSSPSIPDALIGVLGDEAEPRAVVVPLMLGTGGHVRVDIPEFIEETLEAVPGARIDYAAHLGADPRLMDAVRQRIADVMGDWLPAETTLVLIGRGARMAESNADHVWLARHHFETGGWRGVEAGFIQVTRPSLPEALDRAYSAGGRQLVVMGHWLFPGRLRTWTFEQAESWAAAHPDAQVRVAEVIGACDELARVVADRYRETLVDTPGDGAPAYLSGLRLRGRRVVVVGGGAVATRRVPRLLDAGADVTLISPTATPALDALAADGRLEWVRRPYLDGDLRGAWYVLAHTDIPQINALVAAEAEASRTFCVRADDATGGTAWTPTTMNADGVTVGVLGSRNPVRSRRVRDALLASVRSALSKET; encoded by the coding sequence ATGACAGTGCCGCTCGTGATCGCCGCGCACGGCACCCGCGACGCTGAGGGCGAGGCCGTGTGCCGCGCCCTCGCCGTCCGGGTGCAGGAGTTGCTGCCACAGCGCCGCGTCGCGCTCGGTTTCGTCGAGCTGAGCTCGCCGTCGATCCCCGACGCCCTCATCGGGGTCCTGGGGGACGAGGCCGAGCCGCGCGCCGTCGTCGTCCCCCTGATGCTCGGCACCGGCGGACACGTCCGCGTCGACATCCCGGAGTTCATCGAGGAGACGCTGGAGGCGGTTCCCGGCGCGCGGATCGACTACGCGGCACACCTCGGCGCGGACCCGAGGCTGATGGACGCCGTGCGGCAGCGGATCGCCGACGTGATGGGTGACTGGCTGCCTGCCGAGACGACGCTGGTCCTCATCGGCCGCGGCGCGCGGATGGCGGAGTCCAACGCCGACCATGTGTGGCTCGCCCGGCACCACTTCGAGACCGGCGGGTGGCGAGGCGTGGAGGCAGGCTTCATCCAGGTCACGCGGCCGTCGCTGCCGGAGGCGCTCGATCGTGCCTACTCCGCCGGCGGCCGTCAGTTGGTCGTCATGGGGCACTGGCTGTTCCCCGGCAGGCTTCGCACGTGGACGTTTGAACAGGCCGAGTCGTGGGCCGCCGCGCACCCGGATGCGCAGGTGCGCGTCGCCGAAGTGATCGGAGCGTGCGATGAGCTGGCACGGGTTGTCGCCGACCGCTACCGCGAGACGCTGGTGGACACCCCAGGTGACGGCGCCCCTGCCTACCTCAGCGGCCTGCGGCTGCGCGGTCGTCGCGTCGTCGTCGTCGGGGGAGGGGCGGTCGCGACCCGTCGCGTTCCCCGGTTGCTCGACGCGGGCGCCGACGTGACGCTGATCTCGCCGACCGCCACCCCTGCGCTCGACGCGCTTGCCGCCGACGGCCGCCTCGAGTGGGTGCGCCGACCCTACCTGGACGGCGACCTCCGCGGCGCCTGGTACGTTCTGGCCCACACTGACATCCCGCAGATCAACGCGCTCGTCGCGGCGGAGGCAGAGGCGAGCCGGACATTCTGCGTGCGGGCCGATGACGCCACCGGCGGCACCGCCTGGACGCCGACCACGATGAACGCCGACGGCGTCACCGTAGGCGTGCTCGGCAGCCGTAACCCCGTCCGCTCCCGCCGCGTCCGCGACGCGCTGCTCGCCTCCGTCCGCTCCGCCCTCTCCAAGGAGACCTAG
- the cobJ gene encoding precorrin-3B C(17)-methyltransferase, which translates to MIHVHGYLGELSDDTRALAKDAALVVGGRRHLADLGVAPERQVVLGALTPALERLGALRPDQDALVVASGDPGFHGIVRRIRLAGHQVRVRPAVSSVAAAFAAVALPWDDALVVSAHGKPIDEAVAAAKWHPKVAVLTSQGAGLVELAAAVGHLGRAFVLAERLGEADERVRVLTAREAMAVEDIAEPNVVLILDGTPDTRALISGASFARTEGHEPVVGQVTNSPAARRHADQIDGVLGVASIRYDGPASELLPRAWNECDLIVSHLALGATTRLVAPLLRDKRTDPGVVVIDEAGRFAVPLVGGHAGGANDLARRIAEGLGSTPVLTTATDALDLPALDTLGWAYSGDVAGVTRALIDGAPVLIEKAHPWPLPPLPANVSVDAVDARARIVVTDRVSVSASELPTVVLHPKSLVVGMGCNRGTPIETMRALLTETLAANDLALESVTAITTVDLKAGELGLLQLVKQLGVPLLDFTPETLAEQDVPTPSALVQGHVGTPSVAEASVLAHGAELLVPKHRNPDATCAIGRIPVRGRLSVVGLGPGSRDLLTPRAVERLRQATFIVGYGPYVKQIRDLIRPGTRVLASKMGTEEMRTAAAIDAARGGENVALVCGGDPAIYAMASPVLEQGTDGIDVDIVPGVTASLAVSAILGAPLGHDHVTLSLSDLHTSWENIEKRLFAAADGDFVVALYNPRSRTRLKHLPRALEILGAKRAPDTPVAVVQQACRKRQKVITSTLREFRPEWVDMNSLVVVGSSTTKFVTTGGGSTMIVTPRDYTWMPTDTKEYPA; encoded by the coding sequence ATGATCCATGTCCACGGATATCTCGGGGAACTCTCCGACGACACCCGCGCCCTCGCGAAGGACGCCGCCCTCGTCGTCGGCGGGCGGCGTCATCTCGCCGACCTGGGCGTCGCCCCCGAACGCCAGGTGGTGCTCGGCGCGCTGACTCCTGCGCTGGAACGTCTCGGCGCCCTGCGACCCGACCAGGACGCGTTGGTGGTCGCCAGCGGCGACCCAGGCTTCCACGGCATTGTGCGTCGCATCCGCCTTGCGGGCCATCAGGTCCGGGTCCGCCCAGCGGTCAGCTCGGTCGCCGCAGCCTTCGCCGCCGTCGCGCTGCCCTGGGACGATGCGCTGGTGGTCTCTGCGCACGGAAAGCCCATCGACGAGGCCGTCGCCGCGGCAAAGTGGCACCCGAAGGTGGCCGTGCTTACCTCGCAGGGCGCTGGTCTCGTTGAGCTCGCCGCCGCGGTCGGCCACCTCGGCCGCGCCTTCGTCCTTGCCGAGCGTCTCGGCGAGGCGGACGAGCGCGTGCGCGTGCTGACCGCCCGCGAGGCCATGGCCGTCGAAGACATCGCCGAGCCCAATGTCGTCCTGATCCTCGACGGCACGCCCGACACCCGTGCGTTGATCTCCGGCGCCTCCTTCGCGCGGACGGAGGGCCATGAGCCGGTCGTCGGCCAGGTCACCAACTCGCCCGCGGCTCGCAGGCACGCCGACCAGATCGACGGCGTGCTCGGCGTCGCCTCAATCCGATACGACGGGCCCGCCTCCGAACTGCTTCCCCGGGCCTGGAACGAGTGTGACCTGATTGTGAGCCACCTCGCGCTCGGCGCCACGACGCGGCTCGTCGCGCCGCTGCTCCGCGACAAGAGGACCGACCCCGGCGTCGTCGTCATCGACGAGGCGGGCCGTTTCGCCGTGCCTCTGGTCGGCGGCCACGCGGGCGGCGCCAATGACCTCGCCCGCCGGATCGCCGAGGGCCTCGGCAGCACCCCCGTCCTCACCACCGCCACCGATGCGCTCGACCTCCCGGCGCTCGACACCCTCGGCTGGGCCTACTCAGGCGACGTCGCGGGTGTCACCCGCGCGCTGATCGACGGCGCCCCCGTGCTGATCGAGAAGGCCCACCCGTGGCCGCTGCCCCCGCTGCCGGCCAACGTATCGGTGGATGCGGTGGACGCGAGGGCGAGGATCGTCGTCACCGACCGGGTGAGCGTGTCCGCGTCGGAGCTGCCGACTGTGGTGCTGCACCCGAAGAGCCTCGTCGTCGGCATGGGCTGCAACCGCGGCACCCCGATCGAGACGATGCGCGCGCTGCTCACCGAGACACTGGCCGCCAACGATCTGGCCCTCGAGTCCGTGACGGCGATCACGACCGTCGACCTCAAGGCGGGAGAGCTCGGCCTGCTGCAACTGGTCAAGCAACTGGGTGTGCCACTGCTCGACTTCACACCGGAGACGCTGGCCGAGCAGGATGTGCCAACGCCAAGCGCGCTGGTGCAGGGGCACGTCGGCACGCCGTCGGTCGCCGAGGCATCTGTGCTCGCGCATGGTGCCGAACTGCTCGTGCCGAAGCATCGCAACCCCGATGCGACGTGCGCCATCGGGCGGATCCCCGTGAGGGGGAGGCTGAGCGTGGTCGGCCTTGGGCCGGGTTCCCGCGACCTGCTCACCCCCCGCGCCGTCGAGCGACTCCGCCAGGCCACCTTCATCGTCGGCTACGGGCCATATGTGAAGCAGATCCGCGACCTGATCCGTCCCGGAACCCGCGTCCTGGCGTCAAAGATGGGCACGGAGGAGATGCGCACCGCTGCTGCGATCGACGCGGCGCGCGGCGGCGAGAACGTCGCCCTTGTCTGCGGCGGCGACCCTGCCATCTACGCGATGGCCAGCCCCGTCCTGGAGCAGGGCACCGACGGCATCGACGTCGATATCGTGCCAGGGGTCACGGCCAGCCTCGCCGTCTCGGCGATCCTCGGCGCGCCGCTCGGCCACGACCACGTGACCCTCTCACTCTCCGACCTGCACACCAGCTGGGAGAACATCGAGAAGCGCCTCTTCGCAGCCGCTGACGGCGACTTCGTCGTCGCCCTGTACAACCCGCGCAGCCGCACCCGGCTGAAGCACCTGCCGCGCGCACTGGAGATCCTCGGCGCCAAGCGCGCGCCCGACACGCCCGTGGCCGTCGTGCAGCAAGCCTGCCGCAAGCGGCAGAAGGTGATCACGAGCACGCTCCGCGAGTTCCGACCTGAGTGGGTGGATATGAACTCCCTGGTGGTGGTGGGCTCGTCGACGACGAAGTTCGTCACCACTGGTGGGGGAAGCACGATGATCGTGACCCCGCGCGACTACACATGGATGCCGACCGACACCAAGGAGTACCCCGCATGA
- the cobM gene encoding precorrin-4 C(11)-methyltransferase produces MKGKVIFVGAGPGADDLITVRGARVIAEADIVIWASSLVHPGIVANAKPGAVIVDSAAEALEDTEVHYRRAAEEGLLVARVHTGDPSIYGATGEQYEQCRQLGLDYETVPGVSAYSATAARMDAEITIPEVCQSFILTRLEGGRTPMPPRETVRGFAAHGATMALYLSAARNKQLQDELLAGGYPPETPCIVGYRVTWPDEMMLRCRLDELSAIMREHKLWKHTIVMVGPALAEGHSGTRSHLYHPGFRHEYRAAEADAQRDLRINGAGSVHTKEHSA; encoded by the coding sequence GTGAAGGGGAAGGTCATCTTCGTCGGCGCCGGGCCCGGGGCCGACGACCTCATCACAGTGCGTGGGGCGCGCGTGATAGCCGAGGCCGACATCGTCATCTGGGCGTCCTCACTCGTCCATCCCGGGATCGTGGCCAACGCCAAGCCGGGTGCGGTGATCGTCGACTCCGCGGCCGAGGCGCTCGAAGACACCGAGGTGCACTACCGGCGCGCGGCCGAGGAGGGGCTGCTGGTCGCCCGCGTGCACACAGGGGACCCGTCCATTTACGGTGCGACGGGGGAACAGTACGAGCAGTGCCGTCAGCTCGGTCTCGACTACGAGACCGTTCCCGGTGTCTCAGCCTATTCCGCCACCGCCGCGCGGATGGACGCGGAGATCACCATCCCTGAGGTCTGCCAGTCGTTCATCCTCACAAGGCTCGAGGGCGGGCGCACGCCCATGCCGCCGCGCGAGACGGTTCGCGGGTTCGCCGCCCACGGCGCGACGATGGCGCTGTACCTCTCCGCCGCGCGCAACAAGCAGCTCCAGGACGAGCTGCTGGCCGGCGGCTACCCGCCCGAGACGCCGTGCATCGTCGGCTACCGGGTGACCTGGCCCGATGAGATGATGCTGCGCTGCCGCCTCGACGAGCTGTCGGCCATCATGCGCGAACACAAGCTGTGGAAGCACACGATCGTGATGGTCGGCCCCGCGCTCGCCGAGGGCCACAGCGGGACCCGCAGCCACCTCTACCACCCCGGATTCCGACACGAATACCGCGCGGCTGAGGCGGACGCCCAACGCGACCTGCGTATCAACGGGGCCGGTTCTGTGCACACGAAGGAGCACTCCGCATGA
- the cobI gene encoding precorrin-2 C(20)-methyltransferase, with protein MAHPILVGVGVGPGDPELITVKAVRQLSAADAVLVPATEESGDGPGRAEQIVTVNCPDARIVRIPFSMTCRRGISEQRKASWRAAADAAVGAFLDGAEIVVFATVGDPSVYSTFSYLAAHVVELLPEVEIQVVPGVTAMQALAAESRTPLVEGTETLALVPATAGLEKLSALLDAVDTVVAYKGGRRLPEVAATIRGKGRDAVLGINLGLEGQELHRLSDLDDDRSAPYFSAVLAPAHRGETGGRL; from the coding sequence GTGGCGCATCCGATTCTCGTTGGCGTAGGCGTAGGCCCCGGCGATCCCGAACTCATCACCGTCAAGGCGGTGCGGCAGTTGTCTGCCGCAGACGCCGTCCTCGTACCCGCAACGGAGGAGTCCGGCGACGGACCCGGTCGGGCCGAGCAGATCGTGACGGTCAACTGCCCGGACGCGCGGATCGTGCGGATCCCGTTCTCCATGACATGCAGGCGCGGCATCAGCGAGCAGCGCAAGGCATCCTGGAGGGCCGCTGCCGACGCGGCTGTGGGTGCCTTCCTCGACGGTGCGGAGATCGTCGTGTTCGCGACGGTAGGCGATCCGAGCGTCTACTCCACCTTCTCCTACCTCGCCGCGCACGTCGTGGAACTGCTGCCGGAGGTCGAGATCCAGGTCGTGCCGGGCGTCACAGCCATGCAGGCGCTGGCCGCCGAGAGCCGAACCCCGCTCGTCGAGGGCACCGAGACGCTCGCGCTTGTGCCCGCGACCGCAGGCTTGGAGAAACTCAGCGCACTGCTCGACGCCGTCGACACCGTCGTCGCCTACAAGGGCGGACGGCGACTTCCCGAGGTCGCGGCGACCATCCGCGGCAAGGGCCGCGACGCCGTGCTCGGCATCAACCTCGGGCTCGAAGGGCAGGAACTGCACCGGCTGAGCGACCTCGACGACGACCGCTCGGCACCGTACTTCAGCGCGGTGCTTGCGCCCGCTCACCGTGGAGAGACGGGGGGCCGGTTGTGA
- a CDS encoding cobyric acid synthase — MTGLLIAGTSSDAGKSLFVTGLCRVARRRGIDVAPFKSQNMSNNSMVCVDGSEIGRAQYLQATAAGVVPSSLLNPVLLKPGTDRRSFVVLRGQPHGTLEAGEYATSRTHLADAAYAAYEELAATHDLVICEGAGSPAEINLRRGDYTNMGLARQFDLPTVLVGDIDRGGVLASIYGTWALLDEADRALLAGYVINKFRGDQSILDPGLDHISGRTGLTNFGVLPYLHGVWIDGEDALEVGRWRGDRVADAVDDLIVAAVRLPRISNATDVDALAQEPGVRVVVTVDPVEVERADVVILPGSRSTLDDLAWLRETGIADVIVRRAAAGRPVLGVCGGFQMLARSIDDDVEGVGVAPGLGLLPVDICFHTEKVLGRPTGQWRGHAVEGYTIHHGRPTVDPGTEPFLDGAHVGSAWGTMWHGSLECDDFRRAWLSEVAREAGSPWQPRDGGRGFAALRERMIETTADGIETHIDAEALLGLAR, encoded by the coding sequence ATGACCGGCCTGCTGATCGCGGGGACGTCGTCGGACGCGGGCAAGAGCCTGTTCGTCACCGGGCTGTGCCGGGTGGCACGGAGGCGAGGCATCGACGTCGCGCCGTTCAAGTCGCAGAACATGAGCAACAACTCGATGGTATGCGTCGACGGCTCGGAGATCGGGCGAGCGCAGTATCTGCAGGCGACCGCCGCGGGCGTGGTGCCGTCGTCGCTTCTGAACCCGGTGCTGCTGAAGCCGGGCACAGACCGGAGGTCGTTCGTGGTGCTGCGCGGGCAGCCGCACGGAACGCTCGAGGCGGGGGAGTATGCGACCTCGCGGACGCACCTGGCCGACGCGGCCTACGCCGCCTACGAGGAACTTGCCGCCACGCACGACCTCGTCATCTGCGAGGGCGCAGGCTCGCCAGCGGAGATCAACCTGCGCCGGGGTGACTACACCAACATGGGCCTTGCACGGCAGTTCGATCTCCCGACGGTGCTCGTCGGTGACATCGACCGGGGCGGTGTGCTTGCCTCCATCTACGGCACCTGGGCGCTGCTGGATGAGGCCGACCGTGCGCTGCTCGCGGGATACGTCATCAACAAGTTCCGCGGCGATCAGTCCATCCTCGACCCCGGCCTCGACCACATCTCCGGCCGCACGGGGCTGACGAACTTCGGCGTGCTGCCGTACCTGCACGGGGTGTGGATCGACGGCGAGGATGCGTTGGAGGTGGGGCGCTGGCGGGGCGACCGCGTCGCCGACGCCGTTGACGACCTCATCGTCGCCGCCGTCCGCCTCCCGCGCATCTCGAACGCGACCGACGTGGACGCTCTGGCTCAGGAGCCCGGGGTCAGGGTCGTGGTCACTGTCGACCCGGTCGAGGTGGAGCGAGCCGACGTCGTCATCCTCCCCGGATCTCGGTCAACTCTCGACGACCTCGCCTGGCTTCGCGAGACCGGCATCGCCGACGTCATCGTCCGCCGCGCCGCCGCCGGTCGTCCGGTGTTGGGCGTTTGTGGAGGTTTCCAGATGCTGGCCCGCTCCATCGACGACGACGTCGAGGGCGTCGGCGTCGCGCCGGGTCTCGGTCTCCTGCCCGTCGACATCTGTTTCCACACCGAGAAAGTCCTCGGTCGCCCCACCGGCCAGTGGCGCGGGCATGCCGTCGAGGGCTACACCATCCACCATGGCCGCCCCACCGTCGACCCAGGCACAGAGCCGTTCCTCGACGGCGCGCACGTGGGCTCCGCCTGGGGCACCATGTGGCATGGCTCCCTGGAGTGCGACGACTTCCGCCGTGCCTGGCTGTCTGAGGTCGCCCGCGAGGCGGGATCGCCCTGGCAACCACGCGACGGCGGCCGCGGCTTCGCGGCGCTCCGCGAGCGGATGATCGAGACTACGGCCGATGGCATCGAGACGCACATCGACGCCGAAGCCCTCCTGGGGCTGGCCCGCTAG
- a CDS encoding cobalamin biosynthesis protein: MSPSLSRAVGIGLAVVADQLLGDPRRHHPVAWFGSWASRVEKPLYADDRSNGAAYVAAAVAPVAVLGIVLERATRRHATAHAAATALTTWAVLGARSLAREGELMADRLEDSDLDGARSRLGNLCGRDPSSLDGPELARAAVESMAENTADAAVASLFWGAVAGIPGMVVHRCLNTLDAMVGHRNERYRRFGTAAARLDDAADWLPARITGAMACLLAPLVGGRAGDAWRIMHRDARDHPSPNGGWCEAAWAGALGVQLGGRNVYFSRVEERGLLGDGPRPTARELRRASRLVTAVTVASASAIVLCCTPACASVNAWRSRRSSACTGTSARKDRGRR; encoded by the coding sequence ATGTCTCCTTCCCTCAGCCGCGCCGTCGGGATAGGCCTCGCAGTGGTGGCGGATCAGCTGCTCGGCGACCCTCGCAGGCACCATCCCGTCGCGTGGTTCGGATCCTGGGCCTCCCGTGTCGAGAAGCCGCTCTACGCCGACGACCGGTCCAACGGGGCGGCCTACGTCGCGGCTGCCGTCGCCCCGGTGGCCGTGCTCGGGATCGTCCTCGAGCGCGCCACGCGCCGCCACGCGACAGCCCACGCGGCGGCTACCGCGCTGACCACCTGGGCCGTGCTCGGCGCGCGCAGCCTCGCGCGTGAGGGCGAGCTGATGGCCGACCGGCTCGAGGACAGCGACCTCGACGGCGCGCGCTCCCGGCTGGGCAACCTGTGCGGGCGCGACCCATCGAGCCTCGATGGACCGGAGCTCGCCCGCGCCGCGGTCGAATCAATGGCCGAGAACACCGCCGACGCCGCCGTCGCCTCGCTGTTCTGGGGAGCCGTCGCGGGTATCCCCGGCATGGTTGTGCACCGGTGCCTCAATACCCTCGATGCCATGGTCGGGCACAGGAACGAGCGCTACCGCCGCTTCGGTACCGCAGCGGCAAGGCTCGACGACGCCGCCGACTGGCTGCCCGCCCGGATCACCGGCGCCATGGCCTGTCTGCTCGCACCTCTGGTCGGCGGGCGCGCCGGGGACGCCTGGCGGATCATGCACCGTGATGCACGCGACCACCCGTCCCCGAACGGCGGCTGGTGCGAGGCCGCGTGGGCAGGCGCTCTCGGCGTCCAGCTCGGCGGCCGCAACGTCTACTTCAGCCGGGTGGAGGAGCGCGGCCTGCTCGGCGACGGCCCCCGCCCGACCGCACGCGAGCTCCGCAGGGCATCTCGGCTGGTCACCGCCGTGACCGTCGCGTCGGCCTCGGCGATCGTCCTTTGCTGTACACCTGCGTGTGCATCGGTGAACGCGTGGCGGTCTCGGCGGTCCTCCGCGTGTACAGGGACTTCTGCGCGCAAGGACCGAGGCAGGCGATGA